A part of Bacillus thuringiensis genomic DNA contains:
- a CDS encoding ABC transporter substrate-binding protein: MSLVKKGAALLMAATMALSSAACSNSKTEGKPEAQAKVAPVEKNGDKTVIRFWHAMGGKTQGILDGLVADYNKSQNKYEIKAEFQGTYEESLTKFRTMSATKEAPALVQSSEITTKYMIDSKKITPIDSWIKKDKYDTSKLEKAITNYYSVDGKMYSMPFNSSTPVLVYNKDAFAKAGLDPEKAPQTYAELKEAAKKLTIKEGGNVKQYGFSMLNYGWFFEELLATQGALYVDNENGRKDAAKKAVFNGKEGQKVFGMLDELNKAGALGKYGASWDDIRAAFQSGQVAMYLDSSAGVRDLIDASKFNVGVSYIPYPEDSKQNGVVIGGASLWMTNMVSEETQQGAWDFMKYLTKPDVQAKWHTATGYFSINPDAYNEPLVKEQYEKYPQLKVTVEQLQATKQSPATQGALISVFPESRDAVVKALEAMYDGKNSKEALDEAAKATDRAISISARTSQK, encoded by the coding sequence ATGAGTCTAGTTAAAAAAGGTGCTGCTCTATTGATGGCAGCAACAATGGCATTATCTAGTGCCGCTTGTTCAAATAGTAAAACAGAGGGGAAACCTGAAGCGCAGGCAAAAGTAGCACCAGTTGAAAAAAATGGTGATAAAACTGTAATTCGCTTCTGGCATGCGATGGGTGGAAAAACACAAGGTATACTAGATGGTCTTGTTGCAGACTATAATAAGTCACAAAATAAATACGAGATAAAGGCAGAGTTCCAAGGGACATATGAAGAGTCTTTAACGAAATTTAGAACGATGTCTGCAACGAAAGAAGCACCAGCGCTTGTTCAATCGAGTGAAATTACAACGAAATATATGATTGATAGCAAAAAAATCACACCAATTGATAGCTGGATAAAAAAAGATAAGTACGATACTTCAAAGTTGGAAAAAGCAATTACAAATTATTATTCAGTTGATGGGAAAATGTATTCTATGCCATTTAATTCATCTACACCAGTATTAGTTTATAATAAAGATGCTTTCGCGAAGGCTGGATTAGATCCTGAGAAAGCTCCGCAAACATATGCTGAGTTAAAAGAAGCGGCGAAAAAGTTAACGATTAAAGAAGGCGGAAATGTAAAACAATATGGATTCTCCATGCTTAACTATGGTTGGTTCTTTGAAGAATTGTTAGCGACACAAGGTGCTTTATATGTAGATAACGAAAACGGGCGTAAAGATGCAGCAAAGAAAGCGGTATTTAATGGTAAAGAAGGACAGAAAGTATTTGGGATGTTAGATGAATTAAATAAAGCTGGTGCGCTTGGAAAGTATGGAGCAAGTTGGGATGATATTCGTGCCGCGTTCCAGTCAGGACAAGTTGCTATGTATTTAGATTCTTCAGCAGGTGTTCGTGATTTAATTGATGCATCTAAGTTTAATGTAGGTGTTTCATATATTCCGTATCCAGAGGATTCGAAACAAAATGGTGTTGTTATTGGTGGAGCATCATTATGGATGACGAATATGGTTTCAGAAGAAACGCAACAAGGTGCTTGGGACTTTATGAAATATTTAACGAAGCCAGACGTACAAGCGAAATGGCATACTGCAACAGGTTATTTCTCTATTAATCCAGACGCATATAATGAACCATTAGTAAAAGAGCAATATGAAAAATATCCACAGCTAAAAGTAACGGTAGAACAATTACAAGCGACGAAGCAATCTCCAGCAACTCAAGGAGCATTAATTAGTGTATTCCCAGAATCACGAGATGCAGTTGTAAAAGCATTAGAAGCAATGTATGACGGGAAGAATAGTAAAGAAGCGTTAGATGAAGCTGCAAAAGCAACTGATAGAGCAATTAGTATTTCAGCTCGTACGAGTCAAAAATAA
- a CDS encoding ATP-binding protein: MVLKFKKLKLQPRITLTISTLILVVLLLTSYLFYYILSETVEEQIGKRALHVAKTVAAIPEIQEAFQKENPASIIQPIAEKIRNDTDADFIVVGNKEGIRYAHPQKEKIGEAMVGGDNEGVLLEGESYVSKATGSLGPSLRGKVPIRNQENEIIGVVSVGFSMDDIHGAVEVYGKRVFWITIAGLLIGIIGSIYLARSIKRMMFGMEPEEISSLYEEHSTVIQSVREGIIVIDQNGMISLVNQAAYDILSLDKQRNIIGEFILNVIPNSTILDVLQTGEEQFDRQLNIKGQAVIANRLPIKVKSKVTGVVSSLRLKSEMDQLTAELSQTKQYTEALRAQTHEYNNLLYTLSGLIQLESYEDALELIHKETAVYQDFVQFIMKRIQNPWLGGILIGFYNRARELKIDFMLDRESSLDKLSPHIESNYVVSILGNLITNAFEAIDRNEENDKKVRMFVTDIGEEIVIEVEDSGQGIHDEVITSIFYKGYSTKEGGKRGYGLAKVKELVEDLNGSIAIEKGDLGGALFIIALPKERGEL, encoded by the coding sequence ATGGTTTTGAAATTTAAAAAATTAAAACTACAACCGAGAATTACATTAACAATTAGTACACTTATTTTAGTTGTACTTCTGTTAACGAGTTATTTATTTTATTACATATTGTCTGAAACGGTAGAAGAGCAGATTGGGAAACGGGCTTTGCATGTTGCGAAAACAGTTGCTGCTATACCAGAAATCCAGGAAGCTTTTCAAAAAGAAAATCCTGCTTCTATTATTCAGCCAATTGCAGAAAAAATTCGAAATGATACAGATGCTGATTTTATTGTAGTTGGAAATAAAGAAGGAATTCGTTATGCACATCCTCAGAAAGAGAAAATAGGAGAAGCGATGGTTGGTGGAGATAACGAAGGAGTGTTATTAGAAGGAGAATCTTATGTTTCGAAAGCGACCGGATCATTGGGCCCTTCATTACGCGGCAAAGTTCCAATCCGTAATCAGGAAAACGAAATTATTGGCGTAGTGTCCGTTGGATTTTCAATGGATGATATTCATGGAGCCGTAGAAGTGTATGGAAAGCGTGTGTTTTGGATTACAATAGCAGGTCTTTTAATTGGGATAATCGGCTCTATATACTTAGCGAGAAGTATAAAAAGAATGATGTTTGGGATGGAGCCAGAAGAAATTTCATCTTTATATGAAGAGCATAGTACAGTGATTCAATCTGTACGCGAAGGGATTATTGTCATTGATCAAAATGGCATGATTAGTTTAGTCAATCAAGCAGCTTATGATATTCTTTCGCTAGATAAACAACGAAATATTATTGGAGAATTTATTTTAAATGTAATTCCTAATTCAACGATACTAGATGTACTTCAAACTGGTGAAGAACAGTTTGATCGTCAATTAAATATAAAAGGGCAAGCTGTGATTGCGAATCGTCTACCTATTAAAGTAAAGAGTAAAGTAACGGGCGTTGTATCGAGCTTACGTTTGAAATCTGAAATGGATCAGTTAACAGCAGAATTATCTCAGACGAAGCAATATACAGAGGCATTACGAGCGCAAACGCATGAATATAACAATTTGTTATATACGCTTTCAGGGCTTATTCAGTTAGAATCATATGAGGATGCTTTAGAGCTTATTCATAAGGAAACAGCGGTATATCAAGATTTTGTTCAATTTATTATGAAGCGAATTCAAAATCCATGGTTAGGTGGAATTTTAATTGGATTCTATAATAGAGCACGAGAGTTGAAGATTGATTTTATGCTAGATCGAGAAAGTAGCTTAGACAAATTAAGCCCGCACATTGAGAGTAATTATGTCGTTTCTATTTTAGGGAATTTAATTACGAATGCATTTGAAGCGATTGACAGAAATGAAGAGAATGATAAGAAAGTAAGAATGTTTGTAACTGATATCGGTGAAGAAATAGTAATTGAAGTGGAAGATTCAGGACAAGGGATTCATGATGAAGTCATTACTAGCATATTCTATAAAGGCTATTCGACGAAAGAAGGCGGGAAGCGAGGATATGGATTAGCAAAAGTGAAAGAGTTAGTAGAAGATTTAAATGGAAGTATTGCAATCGAAAAAGGGGATCTAGGTGGTGCATTATTTATTATTGCATTACCAAAAGAGAGAGGCGAGTTGTAA
- a CDS encoding RNA-guided endonuclease InsQ/TnpB family protein → MILAKKVRLIPTPEQEKVLRNHAGAARFAYSYCKRMSDRYYKLFGKSVSQLALQKRFTKIKKRKRYEWLHDINAQVPKQASKDFDKARKHSFKKYQNGYHTSYKSKKDLIQGFYANYERLIIRKKVVHIQSIGEVKTSQQLPRNKKPSNPRVTFDGRHWWISVGFKESFEAQELTDESIGVDVGLKELFVASNGTKERNINKDAKVKKLLKRKKSAQRDMSRRFKKGVKMQSAGYEKAKTEHLRLSRKIMNIRNNHIHQATAKLVKTKPMRIVVEDLSISNLLKNKKLSKAFSFQKLNFFFQYLSYKCEKYGIEYVKADTWFASSQICSCCGVKYDHSVQPEGQWSLKIREWRCVPCNSHHDRDVNAAINLSRWVK, encoded by the coding sequence ATGATATTGGCGAAGAAAGTCAGACTGATTCCAACGCCTGAACAAGAAAAAGTGCTTAGAAACCATGCTGGTGCTGCAAGATTCGCTTATAGCTATTGTAAAAGAATGAGTGATAGATACTATAAGCTATTTGGAAAATCTGTTTCACAGTTAGCTTTACAGAAACGATTTACAAAGATCAAGAAGCGAAAGAGATATGAGTGGTTACATGACATCAACGCACAAGTTCCCAAACAGGCTTCAAAAGATTTTGACAAGGCGAGGAAACATTCGTTCAAAAAGTACCAAAATGGTTATCACACTTCTTATAAATCCAAAAAAGATTTAATCCAAGGATTTTATGCCAATTATGAAAGACTGATTATAAGAAAGAAAGTAGTTCATATTCAGTCCATTGGAGAAGTGAAAACAAGCCAACAACTACCAAGAAACAAAAAACCATCAAATCCAAGAGTTACCTTTGATGGTCGTCACTGGTGGATTAGTGTAGGGTTCAAAGAATCCTTTGAAGCACAAGAATTAACCGATGAGTCGATTGGTGTGGATGTTGGTTTAAAAGAGCTGTTTGTGGCTTCTAATGGTACGAAAGAACGAAATATAAACAAAGATGCCAAGGTTAAAAAACTTTTGAAAAGGAAAAAATCAGCACAAAGAGATATGTCTAGAAGATTTAAAAAAGGTGTAAAAATGCAATCTGCCGGATATGAAAAAGCTAAAACTGAGCACCTGCGGTTATCTAGGAAAATTATGAATATCCGAAATAACCATATCCATCAAGCAACAGCTAAATTGGTGAAAACCAAACCAATGAGGATTGTTGTGGAAGACTTATCTATCTCAAACCTGTTAAAAAACAAAAAACTATCGAAAGCATTTTCATTTCAAAAATTAAACTTCTTCTTTCAATATTTATCATACAAGTGCGAGAAGTATGGCATTGAGTATGTAAAAGCTGATACATGGTTCGCCTCAAGCCAGATTTGCTCATGTTGCGGAGTGAAATACGACCATTCAGTTCAACCAGAAGGACAGTGGAGTTTAAAAATACGTGAGTGGCGTTGTGTTCCATGCAATAGCCATCACGATAGGGATGTAAATGCTGCGATAAATTTATCAAGATGGGTAAAATAA
- a CDS encoding glycerol-3-phosphate responsive antiterminator: MFKEPYIAMIKDWKGYKAYKKLPKTVFLMTGSMLELPERVYELQKHGHDVFLHCDFIQGLNTNTEEALLYIQDVIGAQGIISTKGSTIRNANKIGLKTIQRIFIVDTLSLTKSIENCKTTKPNAVEIMPGIMPSIIKQLAEEIEFPIIAGGLIQTREDAEIAIRAGASAISTSHYEVWIQEEKRSATL, translated from the coding sequence ATGTTTAAAGAACCTTATATTGCGATGATAAAGGATTGGAAAGGATACAAAGCATACAAAAAATTACCAAAAACAGTTTTTCTTATGACTGGTTCAATGCTGGAGTTACCAGAGCGTGTATATGAATTACAGAAACATGGACATGATGTATTTCTTCATTGTGATTTTATACAAGGTTTAAATACGAATACAGAGGAAGCTCTTTTGTATATTCAAGATGTTATCGGAGCACAAGGTATTATTTCAACAAAAGGCTCGACAATTCGAAATGCTAATAAAATTGGATTAAAAACGATTCAACGTATTTTTATTGTCGATACTTTATCTCTTACAAAATCAATTGAGAATTGTAAAACAACTAAACCGAATGCGGTAGAGATTATGCCTGGTATTATGCCTTCAATTATTAAGCAGCTAGCAGAGGAAATAGAATTTCCTATTATTGCAGGCGGGCTGATTCAAACACGGGAGGATGCGGAAATTGCTATTCGTGCAGGAGCAAGTGCGATTTCAACGAGTCATTATGAAGTATGGATACAAGAAGAAAAAAGGAGTGCAACCTTGTGA
- a CDS encoding nitrous oxide reductase accessory protein NosL translates to MRTKYVMLAICLFFVFAIVGCGKKQAEAVAIDEKHDKCDICQIGVMDNQFATEIILENGKALKFDDIGCMYKWMEINPGEKTKEKFVRDYDSKEWISLEGATYVYDKTITTPMAYNVISFENKKDAESFVSNYKGKVLSYKELSEHKWEMNKEMMGNPKKGNHGGHH, encoded by the coding sequence ATGAGAACGAAGTATGTGATGCTTGCTATATGCTTATTTTTTGTCTTTGCAATAGTGGGATGTGGTAAGAAACAAGCAGAGGCGGTGGCAATTGATGAGAAACATGATAAGTGTGATATTTGCCAAATTGGGGTAATGGATAATCAATTTGCAACAGAAATTATTTTAGAAAATGGAAAAGCGCTAAAGTTTGATGATATCGGTTGTATGTATAAATGGATGGAGATTAATCCAGGTGAAAAGACGAAAGAAAAATTTGTTCGAGATTATGATTCGAAAGAGTGGATTTCATTAGAAGGTGCGACTTACGTATATGATAAAACAATAACGACACCGATGGCTTATAATGTTATTTCATTTGAAAATAAAAAGGATGCAGAAAGCTTTGTGTCTAACTATAAAGGGAAAGTTCTTTCGTATAAAGAGTTATCAGAGCATAAATGGGAAATGAATAAAGAGATGATGGGGAACCCGAAAAAGGGAAATCACGGTGGGCATCATTAA
- a CDS encoding ABC transporter ATP-binding protein — protein sequence MIELKNVSKVYKNAEETAVNGVSVHIKRGEFFVLVGPSGCGKSTLLRMIAGLEEISSGNLIINERVANDLEPKDRNLSMVFQNYALYPHLSVEENILFGLKVRKVQKEERQKRLMEAIEMVGLKEYVKMKPGQLSGGQRQRVALARAIVSQAPICLMDEPLSNLDAKLRAQMRIEIREIQQRLGITMIYVTHDQIEAMTMGDRIMVLNKGSIQQVGTPLDIYNEPTNEFVASFIGSPSMNINDGEVDKEKCVLHIGQLQIPLSNGRLKQLPKGKIRIGMRPEHIELSEEGQEVTLQSVEVLGNESILNFTVNGTTWSAKVIGQLLLNKGDKVKLLFSQEKLCFFNQNTNERLKVVAEEELKVVAK from the coding sequence GTGATTGAATTAAAAAATGTTTCAAAGGTATATAAAAATGCGGAAGAGACAGCAGTTAATGGTGTATCAGTTCACATTAAGAGAGGAGAATTTTTTGTTTTAGTTGGACCTTCAGGATGTGGGAAAAGTACACTATTACGAATGATTGCTGGCTTAGAAGAAATTTCTTCGGGAAATTTAATTATTAATGAACGTGTTGCAAATGATCTAGAGCCGAAAGACCGTAATCTATCAATGGTATTTCAAAATTATGCGCTATATCCACACTTATCTGTGGAAGAAAACATTTTATTTGGACTTAAGGTAAGAAAAGTACAAAAAGAAGAGCGACAAAAGCGATTAATGGAAGCAATTGAAATGGTAGGACTAAAAGAATATGTAAAAATGAAGCCAGGACAATTATCAGGGGGACAAAGACAGCGTGTTGCGCTTGCTAGGGCAATCGTGAGTCAAGCGCCGATTTGTTTAATGGATGAACCACTATCGAATTTAGATGCGAAATTACGTGCGCAAATGAGGATTGAAATTAGAGAAATTCAGCAACGGTTAGGAATTACAATGATTTACGTTACTCATGATCAAATAGAAGCGATGACTATGGGAGATCGTATCATGGTCTTAAATAAAGGAAGCATACAGCAAGTTGGAACACCGCTTGATATATATAACGAACCAACAAATGAATTTGTTGCAAGCTTTATAGGATCTCCTTCGATGAATATAAATGATGGAGAAGTGGACAAAGAAAAATGCGTATTACATATAGGGCAATTGCAAATTCCATTATCTAATGGACGGTTAAAGCAATTACCAAAAGGAAAAATTCGAATAGGTATGCGTCCTGAACATATTGAACTGTCTGAGGAAGGGCAAGAAGTTACATTACAATCTGTAGAAGTATTAGGGAACGAATCTATATTAAACTTCACGGTAAATGGAACAACTTGGAGTGCGAAAGTCATCGGACAGTTACTCTTGAACAAAGGTGACAAAGTAAAATTATTATTCTCGCAAGAAAAGTTATGCTTCTTTAACCAAAACACGAATGAACGCTTAAAAGTGGTAGCTGAAGAAGAGTTGAAAGTGGTGGCGAAATAA
- a CDS encoding carbohydrate ABC transporter permease: MIEVSKLPVQTKVSKKKKLWGRTKDLRIGLLFLAPSILLFSIFLFYPLFRTIYYSFYLTDIHGEANLFVGLENYQYLFSDPAFYKSIKSTLLFVVYTVPTSIILALFLALIANGKVRGIGLFRVLFSSTMGISVAASAVIWLFLFHPSVGLFNNILASMNLPAIAWLTSPDWALFSVSVTTVWVNTGFAFLVLLGGLQNIDTSLYESASIDGASYLYKLRRVTLPMLSPTLFFIVTVTLISAFQSFGQIDILTHGGPNDATNLIVYSIYKEAFVNHQFGTASAQAMVLFVFIFIATLLQFKFAERKVHYK; the protein is encoded by the coding sequence ATGATCGAAGTAAGTAAGTTACCAGTTCAAACAAAGGTGTCAAAAAAGAAAAAATTATGGGGGAGAACGAAAGATTTAAGAATAGGATTATTGTTTTTGGCGCCATCTATTTTGCTATTTTCGATTTTTCTGTTCTATCCATTGTTTAGGACGATTTACTATAGCTTTTATTTAACAGATATACATGGAGAAGCTAATCTTTTTGTTGGCTTAGAAAATTATCAATACTTATTTTCTGATCCTGCTTTCTACAAAAGCATAAAGTCAACTTTATTATTTGTCGTATATACAGTACCTACGAGTATTATACTCGCTTTATTTCTTGCATTGATTGCAAATGGAAAAGTAAGAGGTATTGGGTTATTCCGTGTATTATTTTCTTCCACTATGGGAATATCAGTAGCTGCTAGTGCAGTGATTTGGCTATTTTTATTTCATCCAAGTGTAGGATTATTTAATAATATATTAGCCTCTATGAATCTACCTGCAATTGCATGGTTAACGAGTCCAGATTGGGCGCTATTCTCAGTATCAGTTACAACAGTTTGGGTGAATACAGGATTTGCATTTTTAGTTCTATTAGGTGGTTTACAAAATATTGATACGTCTTTATATGAGAGTGCATCTATAGATGGTGCTAGCTATTTATATAAGCTTCGCCGTGTTACATTACCGATGCTATCACCTACTTTATTCTTTATCGTAACAGTAACGTTAATTAGTGCGTTCCAAAGCTTTGGACAAATTGATATTTTAACGCACGGTGGACCGAATGATGCAACGAATTTAATTGTGTACTCGATTTACAAAGAGGCGTTTGTGAATCATCAATTTGGAACAGCAAGTGCACAAGCGATGGTATTATTTGTTTTCATTTTCATTGCTACATTACTTCAATTTAAGTTTGCTGAGAGAAAGGTGCATTATAAATGA
- a CDS encoding CitMHS family transporter: MLALLGFAMVFVFMFLIMTKRMSALVALILIPITFALIGGFYANMGPMMLEGIQKLAPTGIMLMFAILYFGIMIDSGLFDPVISRILKFVKGDPLKIVVGTAILTIIVSLDGDGTTTYMITVSAMYPLYKRLGMNPLILAGVVMLGAGVTNLTPWGGPTARVMSALGLDASELFTPLIPGMIAGAIWVVFVAYYLGKKERKRLGIMDVQYLKQMQTMDEQAATVEAAVHKRPKLLWINFLLTVTLLVCLILEVMPLPVLFTIAFAIAVMLNYPNLEQQKERIASHAGNVLAVVSLVFAAGVFTGILSGTKMVDAMAQSVVTLIPDALGPQLPIITALLSMPFTFFMSNDAFYFGVLPILTKAAATYGISAAEMGRASLLGQPVHLLSPLVASTYLLVGMAKVDFGEHQRFTLLWAVGTTMVMLITGIVIGIIPI, encoded by the coding sequence ATGTTAGCACTACTTGGATTTGCGATGGTATTTGTCTTTATGTTTTTAATTATGACGAAACGTATGTCTGCACTAGTAGCATTAATATTAATTCCAATTACTTTCGCATTAATTGGTGGTTTCTATGCAAATATGGGACCTATGATGTTAGAAGGAATCCAAAAACTAGCACCTACTGGTATTATGCTTATGTTTGCTATTTTGTATTTTGGAATTATGATTGATAGCGGTTTATTCGATCCTGTCATTAGTAGAATCTTGAAATTTGTAAAAGGGGATCCTTTAAAAATTGTTGTTGGTACGGCTATTCTTACGATTATCGTTTCATTAGATGGCGATGGAACAACAACGTATATGATTACTGTTTCCGCAATGTACCCACTATATAAACGCCTTGGAATGAATCCACTTATATTAGCTGGGGTTGTTATGTTAGGAGCAGGAGTGACAAATCTTACACCGTGGGGCGGACCGACAGCTCGGGTTATGAGTGCTCTTGGACTAGACGCATCAGAGCTCTTTACACCACTTATACCAGGAATGATCGCTGGTGCAATTTGGGTCGTTTTCGTTGCTTACTATCTTGGAAAAAAAGAAAGAAAACGATTAGGAATTATGGATGTACAATATTTAAAACAAATGCAAACGATGGATGAGCAAGCTGCAACAGTGGAAGCTGCCGTTCATAAACGCCCTAAACTTCTATGGATTAACTTTTTATTAACTGTTACCTTACTTGTCTGTCTCATACTAGAAGTTATGCCGTTACCTGTTTTATTTACAATCGCTTTCGCTATTGCTGTTATGCTCAACTATCCGAACTTAGAACAACAGAAAGAACGTATTGCTTCTCACGCAGGAAACGTATTGGCGGTTGTTTCTCTCGTATTTGCTGCTGGAGTTTTCACTGGTATTCTATCAGGAACAAAAATGGTAGATGCAATGGCTCAAAGTGTAGTCACTCTTATACCAGACGCTCTTGGACCACAACTACCAATTATTACAGCTCTTCTTAGTATGCCATTCACATTTTTCATGTCCAATGATGCATTTTACTTCGGAGTCTTACCTATTTTAACGAAAGCTGCCGCTACTTACGGAATTAGTGCAGCTGAAATGGGACGCGCTTCATTACTCGGGCAACCTGTTCACTTATTAAGTCCTCTTGTCGCATCCACTTATTTATTAGTCGGAATGGCCAAAGTTGATTTTGGTGAACATCAACGCTTCACTTTATTGTGGGCAGTTGGAACGACAATGGTGATGTTGATTACTGGAATTGTAATTGGGATTATTCCAATATAA
- a CDS encoding ankyrin repeat domain-containing protein produces MYSRRVIVCDGGMVKKTLSFIGAVVVRKQKILLCMLLGLLMTVVACDKQEEPESKPVHVKNEKKKEKHKEQEESKEEKSINLMDKQLLLSATLGDTETAMKLIQDGANINVEGDNGETPILAATYQNHVETVKALIGAGANIESKDEKQSNPFLYASREGYTDIVKVLINAGVNTKETTKSGGTALVSASERGHVEVVKELLEHTDIDVNYRNARGGTALVEAIVLGNGSENHKKVIQMLIDHGADVNMANKENITPLQYAEKRGFKDIANMLRVAGANEVVQPQPQPVE; encoded by the coding sequence ATGTACTCAAGAAGAGTTATTGTATGTGATGGAGGAATGGTTAAGAAAACATTATCTTTCATAGGAGCTGTAGTTGTGAGAAAACAAAAAATTTTATTATGTATGTTATTAGGACTTTTAATGACGGTAGTGGCTTGCGATAAGCAAGAGGAGCCAGAATCGAAACCGGTTCATGTGAAAAACGAAAAGAAAAAAGAAAAGCATAAAGAACAGGAAGAATCTAAAGAAGAAAAAAGTATAAATTTAATGGACAAACAGTTGCTACTTTCTGCAACTCTTGGGGACACGGAAACAGCTATGAAGCTGATTCAAGATGGAGCCAATATAAATGTAGAAGGTGACAACGGAGAAACGCCTATTCTTGCAGCAACGTATCAAAATCATGTAGAAACAGTTAAAGCATTAATTGGTGCAGGTGCTAATATTGAAAGTAAAGATGAGAAACAAAGTAATCCATTTCTTTATGCAAGTAGAGAAGGATATACGGATATTGTAAAAGTATTAATTAATGCAGGAGTTAATACGAAAGAAACGACTAAGTCAGGTGGAACAGCACTTGTTTCTGCATCTGAACGTGGCCATGTAGAGGTTGTAAAAGAACTATTAGAGCACACAGATATTGATGTGAATTATAGAAATGCTCGTGGTGGAACAGCTTTAGTAGAAGCAATCGTATTAGGAAATGGTAGTGAAAATCATAAGAAAGTAATTCAAATGCTTATTGACCACGGGGCAGATGTAAATATGGCCAATAAGGAAAATATTACGCCACTGCAATATGCTGAAAAAAGAGGTTTTAAAGATATTGCAAATATGTTGAGGGTAGCTGGAGCGAATGAAGTCGTACAGCCACAACCACAACCAGTGGAATAA
- a CDS encoding carbohydrate ABC transporter permease, with amino-acid sequence MIVKQWKQNFLLYMLLIISAVMVFFPVLYAFLISFMTPDDIQMRRLFPTQFTFDNFINIFQKVPLFTYLYNSLIVSTVVMIGQLIVSSLAAYAFVFLQFKGRNLIFFLFISTMLIPWEATMVPNFLTIQNFGWINSFAGMTVPFFATAFGIFLLRQHFMTLPNELKEAAFIEGIGNVKFLFSVVIPYCKTSFITLGVYSFLTTWNMYLWPLLVTTDEKVRTVQIGVKQLQSQEVATDWGSVMAGVTVIVIPTLILLFLGQKQLQQGLTKGAIK; translated from the coding sequence ATGATTGTTAAACAGTGGAAGCAAAATTTCCTATTATACATGCTGCTCATTATTAGTGCAGTAATGGTATTTTTTCCTGTACTGTATGCGTTTTTAATAAGCTTTATGACACCAGATGATATTCAAATGAGAAGGTTATTTCCAACTCAATTTACTTTTGATAATTTCATTAATATTTTTCAAAAAGTACCGCTTTTTACATACTTATATAACAGTTTAATAGTATCGACAGTCGTTATGATTGGACAACTTATCGTATCAAGCTTAGCAGCGTATGCTTTTGTTTTTCTTCAGTTTAAAGGGAGAAACTTAATTTTCTTCCTGTTTATTTCAACGATGCTTATTCCGTGGGAAGCAACGATGGTACCTAACTTTTTAACGATTCAAAACTTTGGCTGGATCAATAGTTTCGCTGGGATGACAGTGCCGTTTTTTGCAACAGCTTTCGGTATTTTCTTACTACGTCAACATTTTATGACGCTTCCGAATGAACTGAAAGAAGCTGCTTTTATTGAAGGGATTGGAAATGTAAAGTTTTTATTCAGCGTTGTAATTCCGTATTGTAAAACGAGTTTTATTACGCTTGGAGTATATAGTTTTTTAACAACATGGAATATGTACTTATGGCCACTCTTAGTGACCACTGATGAAAAAGTAAGAACAGTCCAAATTGGTGTAAAGCAGCTTCAGTCTCAAGAAGTTGCAACTGATTGGGGAAGCGTAATGGCCGGTGTTACGGTTATTGTCATTCCAACACTGATTTTACTATTTTTAGGGCAAAAGCAATTACAACAAGGATTAACAAAAGGTGCAATTAAATAA